A genome region from Carassius gibelio isolate Cgi1373 ecotype wild population from Czech Republic chromosome A23, carGib1.2-hapl.c, whole genome shotgun sequence includes the following:
- the LOC127944844 gene encoding protein FAM217B: MGPILQEQTASATLRKVPDKEKVRTKSAENTGIVASNNKRGGNVYQNKKHLEKTVPLRPGQEKDPPPKAKIVQTAIKAKKAKSPTGGTCKLRGTQGESDLRPPRPKLSCQEGGQERQKIQLEPQCCKEMLQSRVALEKSRRALSLPLAPQPVLQQFPSQKQLSDLDSLHLLEHKEDDTDSASDLSDSERLPVLPSPCTPPQLNLRAEVFNSMELHPHIPGPRTVENNEVSYIYPDFLPPPFNAWSLRELAIFLNTEGKRAPRPKPVGQLENYLERLLQLEWHQIQTIQAENGRHIVPIIRTRAQAASVLVNGNRPRPHTAPPTRLSSPKSFQQGQKAFFSSVVSPSHTQVSRPVCPYCHIRYPLCNGTCSPYAYQRHSRLSPLLERKAPPANFQKRSSSESRASISENRDALKNQHPVSPQAAKAHQKHIQAAGNMRRASHELNTNGKSHSSVRKEKTGRSNEVEKQKDPLGAKCGWVDRHDPVGMKREGGGLRKKMVKDGPRVETGEVRLRSGIKRTVTDGCDAKVATATKTTGKIKHSQYAK, from the exons ATGGGACCCATCCTGCAAGAACAAACTGCGTCTGCGACACTGAGGAAGGTGCCAGACAAGGAGAAGGTTAGAACGAAAAGTGCCGAAAACACTGGGATTGTTGCCAG CAATAATAAGAGAGGtggaaatgtgtatcagaataagaAACATCTTGAAAAAACAGTGCCCTTGCGTCCTGGGCAAGAGAAGGATCCACCGCCCAAAGCGAAAATT GTCCAAACTGCCATTAAAGCAAAGAAAGCTAAGAGTCCGACTGGGGGCACTTGCAAGTTGCGTGG CACACAGGGTGAATCAGATCTGAGGCCTCCACGTCCCAAACTCTCTTGTCAAGAAGGGGGACAGGAGAGGCAGAAAATCCAGCTGGAGCCTCAGTGCTGTAAAGAGATGCTACAGAGCCGCGTGGCCTTGGAGAAGAGTCGTCGTGCTCTATCATTGCCCTTGGCTCCTCAACCAGTGCTGCAGCAGTTCCCCTCGCAGAAACAACTCTCAGACCTGGACTCACTCCACCTCCTGGAGCACAAGGAGGACGACACGGACAGTGCCAGTGACCTGTCCGACTCTGAGCGGCTCCCTGTGCTGCCTTCCCCCTGCACTCCTCCTCAGCTCAACCTCCGAGCCGAGGTCTTCAACTCCATGGAGCTGCATCCTCACATACCTGGACCCAGGACGGTGGAGAACAATGAAGTCAGCTATATCTACCCAGACTTCCTGCCGCCTCCATTCAATGCTTGGAGCTTGAGGGAGCTCGCCATCTTCCTCAACACGGAGGGTAAGCGGGCTCCCCGGCCAAAACCCGTAGGGCAGCTAGAGAATTATTTAGAGCGCCTCCTCCAGCTGGAGTGGCACCAGATCCAAACCATTCAGGCAGAGAACGGACGGCACATCGTGCCCATCATCCGAACAAGAGCTCAGGCCGCCAGTGTCCTAGTGAACGGCAACCGGCCTAGGCCTCATACTGCTCCTCCAACACGCCTCAGCTCCCCGAAAAGCTTTCAGCAGGGTCAGAAGGCCTTCTTCTCTTCAGTGGTCAGCCCATCGCACACCCAGGTTTCTCGTCCTGTCTGCCCCTACTGCCACATCCGCTATCCGCTCTGCAACGGCACCTGCTCTCCGTATGCCTACCAGCGACATTCCCGCCTCAGCCCCCTGCTAGAGCGCAAAGCTCCCCCTGCCAACTTCCAAAAGAGGAGCAGCAGCGAAAGCCGGGCTTCCATCTCCGAAAACCGTGATGCATTGAAAAACCAGCATCCAGTCAGTCCTCAGGCAGCAAAGGCTCATCAGAAACACATACAAGCCGCAGGAAATATGCGCAGGGCATCTCATGAACTTAACACAAATGGAAAATCCCATTCTTCTGTCAGGAAAGAAAAGACTGGAAGGTCAAACGAAGTAGAAAAACAGAAAGATCCACTTGGAGCAAAATGTGGATGGGTTGATAGGCATGATCCTGTTGGAATGAAACGTGAAGGTGGTGGTCTTAGGAAAAAAATGGTAAAGGATGGTCCGAGAGTCGAAACGGGTGAAGTACGACTAAGATCTGGCATTAAAAGAACGGTCACTGATGGCTGCGATGCAAAGGTAGCGACGGCTACCAAGACTACTGGCAAAATAAAACATTCTCAATACGCCAAGTAG